The proteins below come from a single Panicum hallii strain FIL2 chromosome 7, PHallii_v3.1, whole genome shotgun sequence genomic window:
- the LOC112899441 gene encoding transcription factor TGAL6-like isoform X2 yields the protein MTSASAVQFAAAPVRMGVYERPAPAPVMGIWNCDPFKVDSGQATSGSTVMEADKFDTRLEDAPQVALEPARSTDQETSKPPERVLRRLAQNREAARKSRLRKKAYIQQLETSRMKLAQLEQELQRARQQGAYANGNLGDPNLGFTGPMDPGVAVFEIDYSNWVEEQNRHTAELRSALQGQTTELELRMLVETGLNNYEHLFRIKALAANSDVFYVMSGMWKTPAERFFLWIGGFRPSEVLKILRPQLEPLTEPQRMAVGGLQHTSTQAEDALSQGMEKLQQNLAETLTAAADPFGPPDGYMLQMATAVEKLKELVGFVTQADHLRQTTLQQMHKILTTRQAARGLLALGDYFQRLRALSHLWATRREAAIS from the exons ATGACCTCTGCGTCCGCGGTGCAGTTCGCGGCGGCGCCCGTCAGAATGGGGGTGTACgagcggccggcgccggcgcccgtgATGGGCATATGGAACTGCGATCCGTTCAAGGTCGACAGCGGCCAGGCCACCAGCGGGTCCACCGTCATGGAGGCGGACAAGTTCGACACTAGG CTAGAAGATGCTCCACAGGTAGCACTGGAGCCGGCAAGAAGTACGGATCAGGAAACAAGCAAGCCGCCAGAGAGG GTGCTGCGAAGACTTGCACAGAACAGAGAGGCTGCTCGGAAGAGCCGGCTGAGAAAAAAG GCCTACATCCAGCAGCTAGAGACAAGCCGGATGAAGCTGGCACAACTAGAGCAAGAGCTTCAACGGGCTCGACAGCAG GGTGCATACGCAAATGGGAATTTGGGAGACCCAAATCTCGGATTCACAGGACCAATGGATCCAG GTGTTGCTGTGTTCGAGATTGACTACAGCAACTGGGTGGAAGAGCAGAACAGGCACACAGCCGAGCTGAGGTCCGCGCTCCAGGGGCAGACGACGGAGCTCGAGCTGCGCATGCTCGTCGAGACCGGGCTCAACAACTACGAGCACCTGTTCAGGATCAAGGCGCTGGCTGCCAACTCCGACGTGTTCTACGTCATGTCCGGAATGTGGAAGACCCCCGCCGAGCGGTTCTTCCTCTGGATCGGCGGGTTCCGGCCGTCGGAAGTGCTCAAG ATCCTGAGGCCGCAGCTGGAGCCACTGACGGAGCCGCAGCGGATGGCCGTGGGCGGCCTGCAGCACACCTCGACGCAGGCCGAGGACGCCCTGTCGCAGGGCATGGAGAAGCTGCAGCAGAACCTCGCCGAGACGCTGACGGCCGCGGCCGACCCGTTCGGGCCCCCCGACGGCTACATGCTGCAGATGGCGACCGCCGTGGAGAAGCTGAAAGAGCTCGTCGGCTTCGTGACCCAG GCGGACCATCTCCGGCAGACGACGCTGCAGCAGATGCACAAGATCCTGACGACGCGGCAGGCGGCGAGGGGCCTCCTGGCGCTCGGCGACTACTTCCAGCGCCTCCGCGCGCTGAGCCATCTGTGGGCGACGCGGCGCGAGGCCGCGATCAGCTAG
- the LOC112899441 gene encoding transcription factor TGAL6-like isoform X1 has product MMELYPGYLEDHFNLHKLSIGGAATPPEYMTSASAVQFAAAPVRMGVYERPAPAPVMGIWNCDPFKVDSGQATSGSTVMEADKFDTRLEDAPQVALEPARSTDQETSKPPERVLRRLAQNREAARKSRLRKKAYIQQLETSRMKLAQLEQELQRARQQGAYANGNLGDPNLGFTGPMDPGVAVFEIDYSNWVEEQNRHTAELRSALQGQTTELELRMLVETGLNNYEHLFRIKALAANSDVFYVMSGMWKTPAERFFLWIGGFRPSEVLKILRPQLEPLTEPQRMAVGGLQHTSTQAEDALSQGMEKLQQNLAETLTAAADPFGPPDGYMLQMATAVEKLKELVGFVTQADHLRQTTLQQMHKILTTRQAARGLLALGDYFQRLRALSHLWATRREAAIS; this is encoded by the exons ATGATGGAGCTCTACCCTGGATATCTTGAAGATCATTTCAACCTTCACAAGCTTAG CATCGgcggcgccgccaccccgccGGAGTACATGACCTCTGCGTCCGCGGTGCAGTTCGCGGCGGCGCCCGTCAGAATGGGGGTGTACgagcggccggcgccggcgcccgtgATGGGCATATGGAACTGCGATCCGTTCAAGGTCGACAGCGGCCAGGCCACCAGCGGGTCCACCGTCATGGAGGCGGACAAGTTCGACACTAGG CTAGAAGATGCTCCACAGGTAGCACTGGAGCCGGCAAGAAGTACGGATCAGGAAACAAGCAAGCCGCCAGAGAGG GTGCTGCGAAGACTTGCACAGAACAGAGAGGCTGCTCGGAAGAGCCGGCTGAGAAAAAAG GCCTACATCCAGCAGCTAGAGACAAGCCGGATGAAGCTGGCACAACTAGAGCAAGAGCTTCAACGGGCTCGACAGCAG GGTGCATACGCAAATGGGAATTTGGGAGACCCAAATCTCGGATTCACAGGACCAATGGATCCAG GTGTTGCTGTGTTCGAGATTGACTACAGCAACTGGGTGGAAGAGCAGAACAGGCACACAGCCGAGCTGAGGTCCGCGCTCCAGGGGCAGACGACGGAGCTCGAGCTGCGCATGCTCGTCGAGACCGGGCTCAACAACTACGAGCACCTGTTCAGGATCAAGGCGCTGGCTGCCAACTCCGACGTGTTCTACGTCATGTCCGGAATGTGGAAGACCCCCGCCGAGCGGTTCTTCCTCTGGATCGGCGGGTTCCGGCCGTCGGAAGTGCTCAAG ATCCTGAGGCCGCAGCTGGAGCCACTGACGGAGCCGCAGCGGATGGCCGTGGGCGGCCTGCAGCACACCTCGACGCAGGCCGAGGACGCCCTGTCGCAGGGCATGGAGAAGCTGCAGCAGAACCTCGCCGAGACGCTGACGGCCGCGGCCGACCCGTTCGGGCCCCCCGACGGCTACATGCTGCAGATGGCGACCGCCGTGGAGAAGCTGAAAGAGCTCGTCGGCTTCGTGACCCAG GCGGACCATCTCCGGCAGACGACGCTGCAGCAGATGCACAAGATCCTGACGACGCGGCAGGCGGCGAGGGGCCTCCTGGCGCTCGGCGACTACTTCCAGCGCCTCCGCGCGCTGAGCCATCTGTGGGCGACGCGGCGCGAGGCCGCGATCAGCTAG
- the LOC112899441 gene encoding transcription factor TGAL6-like isoform X3 yields the protein MGVYERPAPAPVMGIWNCDPFKVDSGQATSGSTVMEADKFDTRLEDAPQVALEPARSTDQETSKPPERVLRRLAQNREAARKSRLRKKAYIQQLETSRMKLAQLEQELQRARQQGAYANGNLGDPNLGFTGPMDPGVAVFEIDYSNWVEEQNRHTAELRSALQGQTTELELRMLVETGLNNYEHLFRIKALAANSDVFYVMSGMWKTPAERFFLWIGGFRPSEVLKILRPQLEPLTEPQRMAVGGLQHTSTQAEDALSQGMEKLQQNLAETLTAAADPFGPPDGYMLQMATAVEKLKELVGFVTQADHLRQTTLQQMHKILTTRQAARGLLALGDYFQRLRALSHLWATRREAAIS from the exons ATGGGGGTGTACgagcggccggcgccggcgcccgtgATGGGCATATGGAACTGCGATCCGTTCAAGGTCGACAGCGGCCAGGCCACCAGCGGGTCCACCGTCATGGAGGCGGACAAGTTCGACACTAGG CTAGAAGATGCTCCACAGGTAGCACTGGAGCCGGCAAGAAGTACGGATCAGGAAACAAGCAAGCCGCCAGAGAGG GTGCTGCGAAGACTTGCACAGAACAGAGAGGCTGCTCGGAAGAGCCGGCTGAGAAAAAAG GCCTACATCCAGCAGCTAGAGACAAGCCGGATGAAGCTGGCACAACTAGAGCAAGAGCTTCAACGGGCTCGACAGCAG GGTGCATACGCAAATGGGAATTTGGGAGACCCAAATCTCGGATTCACAGGACCAATGGATCCAG GTGTTGCTGTGTTCGAGATTGACTACAGCAACTGGGTGGAAGAGCAGAACAGGCACACAGCCGAGCTGAGGTCCGCGCTCCAGGGGCAGACGACGGAGCTCGAGCTGCGCATGCTCGTCGAGACCGGGCTCAACAACTACGAGCACCTGTTCAGGATCAAGGCGCTGGCTGCCAACTCCGACGTGTTCTACGTCATGTCCGGAATGTGGAAGACCCCCGCCGAGCGGTTCTTCCTCTGGATCGGCGGGTTCCGGCCGTCGGAAGTGCTCAAG ATCCTGAGGCCGCAGCTGGAGCCACTGACGGAGCCGCAGCGGATGGCCGTGGGCGGCCTGCAGCACACCTCGACGCAGGCCGAGGACGCCCTGTCGCAGGGCATGGAGAAGCTGCAGCAGAACCTCGCCGAGACGCTGACGGCCGCGGCCGACCCGTTCGGGCCCCCCGACGGCTACATGCTGCAGATGGCGACCGCCGTGGAGAAGCTGAAAGAGCTCGTCGGCTTCGTGACCCAG GCGGACCATCTCCGGCAGACGACGCTGCAGCAGATGCACAAGATCCTGACGACGCGGCAGGCGGCGAGGGGCCTCCTGGCGCTCGGCGACTACTTCCAGCGCCTCCGCGCGCTGAGCCATCTGTGGGCGACGCGGCGCGAGGCCGCGATCAGCTAG